From Microbacterium pseudoresistens, the proteins below share one genomic window:
- a CDS encoding thiolase family protein — MSHVTRAGGDAAIVGIGRRVIRRGAGQRPTALQLGVGAAVDALRDAGVTRDRIGAFFTGRAPQSHMALQYNQVMLSELKINPEFNTSVSAHGAGALGGIALAMTALESGAVDYALCVTNEAAGIWLDQARTNPAWEADLQFEGPYGVSTPALYAQFAARYQHRWGILAEDAAKLCVENRRWALEHPDAAMRDKGPLTVEDVLASPLIASPFRLFDCAVWYPGAIATALVLTRADIAADVHAEPVYISGLGQSTTHERVTERLNAPVGPSGEPFELFDTGAAAAAKQAYERAGISPRDLDLVETSAPFSYVALMMLEELGICERGGAGRFVAEGGIDFDGGLPFNTNGGYLSFGQVAQGLYMLTEAIDQIRGRAAGRQVADAHRALIHSHGGPLASHAVCIIGDQHE, encoded by the coding sequence ATGAGCCACGTCACAAGAGCCGGAGGCGACGCCGCGATCGTCGGCATCGGCAGACGCGTCATCCGCCGCGGCGCCGGACAACGCCCGACTGCTCTGCAGTTGGGCGTCGGCGCGGCCGTCGACGCGCTGCGCGACGCGGGCGTCACCCGAGACCGGATCGGAGCCTTCTTCACGGGGCGTGCGCCGCAGTCGCACATGGCACTGCAGTACAACCAGGTCATGTTGTCGGAGCTGAAGATCAATCCGGAGTTCAACACCTCCGTCAGTGCGCACGGCGCCGGCGCGCTCGGCGGCATCGCCCTGGCGATGACGGCGCTTGAGAGCGGAGCCGTCGACTATGCGCTCTGCGTCACCAATGAGGCGGCCGGGATCTGGCTCGATCAGGCGCGAACGAATCCGGCGTGGGAAGCGGACCTGCAGTTCGAGGGCCCGTATGGGGTGTCCACCCCGGCTCTCTATGCGCAATTCGCCGCCCGTTATCAACATCGTTGGGGGATCCTCGCGGAGGATGCCGCGAAGCTGTGCGTCGAGAACCGCCGGTGGGCGCTGGAGCATCCCGACGCGGCGATGCGCGATAAGGGCCCGCTCACGGTCGAGGACGTACTCGCGTCCCCGCTCATCGCATCGCCGTTCCGTCTCTTCGACTGCGCCGTGTGGTATCCGGGAGCGATCGCGACCGCTCTGGTGCTGACCCGGGCGGACATCGCCGCCGATGTCCATGCCGAACCGGTCTACATTTCCGGCCTAGGCCAGTCCACGACGCACGAGCGAGTGACCGAACGACTCAACGCCCCCGTCGGGCCGTCGGGCGAACCGTTTGAGCTGTTTGACACCGGCGCGGCGGCCGCCGCCAAGCAGGCATACGAGAGAGCCGGCATCTCACCGAGAGACCTCGACCTCGTCGAGACCTCCGCCCCCTTCTCCTATGTCGCGCTGATGATGCTCGAGGAACTCGGAATCTGCGAGCGCGGCGGCGCAGGCAGGTTCGTCGCCGAGGGCGGGATCGACTTCGACGGCGGACTTCCGTTCAACACGAACGGCGGTTATCTCTCGTTCGGACAGGTCGCCCAAGGGCTGTACATGCTTACTGAAGCGATCGACCAGATCCGTGGGCGTGCTGCCGGACGCCAGGTGGCGGATGCTCACCGTGCTCTCATCCATTCCCACGGAGGTCCGCTCGCAAGCCATGCCGTGTGCATCATCGGGGACCAGCATGAGTGA
- a CDS encoding OB-fold domain-containing protein, producing MTSTETPSPWEVYGNWAEGKPLVVGPWSLGLYQPAPESVAYWEAVERRELRLPRCVRCETFHHPRRLVCFSCDAEEFEWTLSSGRATVYSFTTVHRDLSGVGGPTPYDVGIVRTEEGVHLFTRFVNRSEKALRIDDAVEVDFEELPIGFVVPVFVKASVAAETTR from the coding sequence GTGACGAGCACCGAGACGCCCTCTCCCTGGGAGGTCTACGGGAACTGGGCCGAGGGCAAGCCCCTCGTCGTCGGCCCGTGGAGCCTGGGCCTCTACCAGCCGGCGCCCGAGTCCGTGGCCTACTGGGAGGCTGTGGAAAGGCGCGAGCTGCGTCTTCCGCGATGCGTCCGCTGCGAGACATTTCACCATCCACGCCGGCTTGTGTGCTTCTCCTGCGACGCAGAGGAGTTCGAATGGACGCTCTCGTCCGGAAGGGCGACCGTCTACAGCTTCACGACCGTGCACCGCGATCTCAGCGGCGTTGGGGGGCCGACGCCGTACGACGTGGGGATCGTTCGCACGGAGGAAGGAGTGCACTTGTTCACACGGTTCGTGAACCGCAGCGAGAAGGCGCTCAGAATTGATGACGCCGTCGAAGTGGACTTCGAGGAGCTTCCGATCGGTTTCGTCGTTCCCGTCTTCGTCAAGGCGAGCGTCGCTGCGGAGACGACTCGATGA
- a CDS encoding CaiB/BaiF CoA transferase family protein — protein sequence MSAALDGLRVLDLSRSLTGPLCSMMLADLGAEVIKVELPGIGDDTRYWGPPFVGDAGPTFLAYNRRKKSVELDLRDAGHREQVLELVRSSDILVENFRPGTMARYGLSYDELTKVRSDLIYCSISGFGQTGEDAHRPAMDLLVQARSGIMSLTGPIDGGAFKAAAPVADVTAGLIASSSILASVIERQRTGAGAYLDISMLDAMCVLLGQPIAAYAMSGKTPRRWGNEHALMAPYQSFETAGREIVIAVTNDKTWERMCRIPDFEDLADDPILAGAPGRSARRVELNAEIARRLRRRDHRYWLEKFEGVGVPIELVWAVPDLIESDSLRRRGALVEVEYPAGSGHRFVVPGSPWSAADPTRDPGTPPSLGEHTEEVLGDLPGQQ from the coding sequence ATGAGCGCGGCGCTGGACGGTCTCCGTGTCCTCGACCTGTCCCGCAGCCTGACGGGCCCGCTGTGCAGCATGATGCTGGCGGATCTCGGTGCTGAGGTGATCAAGGTCGAGCTCCCGGGTATCGGAGACGATACGCGGTACTGGGGTCCTCCCTTCGTCGGTGATGCGGGACCGACCTTCCTCGCCTACAACCGCAGGAAGAAGAGCGTCGAGCTCGACCTGCGCGATGCCGGTCATCGGGAGCAGGTGCTCGAGCTCGTGCGCTCATCGGACATCCTCGTGGAGAACTTCCGCCCGGGCACCATGGCGCGGTATGGACTCTCGTACGACGAGCTCACCAAGGTGCGGAGCGATCTGATCTACTGCTCGATCAGCGGCTTCGGCCAGACCGGCGAAGACGCGCATCGCCCGGCGATGGATCTGCTCGTGCAGGCACGGAGCGGCATCATGTCGCTCACCGGACCGATTGACGGCGGTGCCTTCAAAGCGGCGGCACCCGTTGCGGACGTCACGGCAGGACTCATCGCATCCAGCTCGATCCTCGCCAGTGTGATCGAACGACAGCGCACGGGGGCGGGTGCGTACCTCGACATCAGCATGCTGGATGCGATGTGCGTACTGCTCGGGCAACCCATTGCCGCCTATGCGATGTCGGGCAAGACGCCGCGGCGGTGGGGCAATGAGCACGCTCTCATGGCGCCCTATCAGAGCTTTGAGACCGCCGGGCGCGAGATCGTCATCGCGGTCACGAACGACAAGACGTGGGAGAGGATGTGCCGGATCCCCGATTTCGAGGACCTGGCCGATGATCCGATCCTCGCAGGTGCGCCGGGCCGCAGCGCACGCCGCGTCGAGCTCAACGCGGAGATCGCTCGCAGACTCCGCCGACGGGACCACCGATACTGGTTGGAGAAGTTCGAGGGGGTGGGTGTTCCCATCGAGTTGGTGTGGGCCGTGCCCGATCTGATCGAGTCTGATTCTCTCCGGCGGCGCGGAGCGCTCGTCGAGGTCGAGTATCCCGCGGGGTCGGGACATCGCTTCGTGGTACCGGGATCGCCGTGGTCCGCGGCCGATCCGACCCGCGATCCGGGGACGCCGCCGTCGCTCGGCGAGCACACCGAGGAAGTGCTGGGTGATCTGCCGGGGCAGCAGTGA
- a CDS encoding holo-ACP synthase yields the protein MIIGTGIDIVDIPRFERTIQRTPRLLERLFAPSERALRLPSLAARYAAKEALIKALGGSDGVHWTEIEITAEPSGKPLFALAGTTADAVRDQGIDRLHLTMSHDAGLATAFVVAENVAEGGA from the coding sequence GTGATCATCGGCACCGGCATCGACATCGTGGACATCCCGCGATTCGAGCGCACCATTCAGCGCACACCGCGGCTGCTCGAACGGCTCTTCGCGCCGTCTGAACGTGCGCTGCGCCTGCCGTCTCTGGCCGCCCGCTACGCCGCGAAAGAGGCGCTGATCAAGGCCCTCGGCGGATCCGACGGCGTTCATTGGACCGAGATCGAGATCACGGCCGAGCCGTCGGGCAAACCCCTGTTCGCTCTCGCCGGAACCACGGCCGACGCCGTGCGGGATCAGGGGATCGACCGCCTGCATCTCACGATGAGCCACGACGCGGGTCTGGCCACCGCATTCGTCGTCGCAGAGAACGTCGCCGAAGGCGGGGCCTGA
- the alr gene encoding alanine racemase, with protein MPARGRAAVREATIDLDAIADNVRHLRRLTGVDVIAVVKAEGYGHGAVDSATAALAGGANRLAVATVEEALALRRAGVNAAVLAWLHAPDRRFDDAAEAGIELGISSFEQLVAASEAASGGAPVAVHLKVDTGLSRNGIAAAEWPRVFAEAARMERIGRIRVVGLFSHLSNATRDDDMAQLASFENAAAMASGVGIEPEVQHLAATAAAIDHPETRLDAVRIGIGMYGLSPFADRSSADLGLRPAMTLRGQIAAVRRVPAGSGVSYDFTYRAEHETTLALVPLGYADGVPRQASGSGPVSIGGRRYRVAGRIAMDQFLVDVGDAEVAVGDEVVLFGDPTLGQPSATDWADAAGTINYEIVTRIGPRVLRRAVS; from the coding sequence ATGCCCGCCCGCGGCCGCGCCGCCGTGCGCGAGGCGACGATCGACCTCGACGCGATCGCCGACAACGTCCGCCATCTCCGCCGCCTCACCGGCGTCGACGTCATCGCCGTCGTCAAGGCCGAGGGCTACGGCCACGGCGCCGTCGACTCCGCCACCGCCGCGCTCGCCGGGGGAGCGAACCGCCTCGCGGTCGCCACCGTCGAAGAGGCGCTCGCGCTGCGCCGCGCCGGCGTCAACGCCGCGGTCCTGGCCTGGCTGCACGCGCCCGACCGCCGCTTCGACGACGCCGCTGAAGCCGGGATCGAACTCGGCATCTCCTCCTTCGAGCAGCTCGTCGCCGCGTCCGAAGCGGCATCGGGAGGCGCGCCCGTCGCCGTGCACCTCAAGGTCGACACGGGTCTCTCGCGCAACGGCATCGCCGCCGCCGAATGGCCGCGCGTGTTCGCCGAGGCGGCCCGGATGGAGCGCATCGGCCGCATCCGCGTCGTGGGCCTGTTCAGCCACCTCTCCAACGCGACCCGCGATGACGACATGGCGCAGCTGGCGAGCTTCGAGAACGCCGCGGCGATGGCATCCGGCGTCGGAATCGAGCCCGAGGTGCAGCATCTCGCCGCCACGGCCGCGGCGATCGACCACCCCGAGACGCGGCTGGATGCGGTGCGCATCGGGATCGGGATGTACGGGCTGTCGCCCTTCGCCGACCGATCGTCGGCCGATCTCGGCCTGCGCCCCGCGATGACCCTGCGCGGGCAGATCGCCGCCGTACGCCGCGTGCCCGCCGGCAGCGGTGTCTCGTACGACTTCACCTACCGTGCCGAGCACGAGACGACCCTGGCACTCGTGCCGCTCGGGTACGCCGACGGCGTGCCGAGGCAGGCATCCGGATCCGGCCCCGTCTCGATCGGCGGGCGCCGGTACCGCGTGGCCGGGCGCATCGCGATGGACCAGTTCCTCGTCGACGTGGGCGACGCCGAGGTCGCGGTGGGCGACGAGGTCGTACTGTTCGGCGACCCGACCCTGGGCCAGCCGTCGGCGACGGACTGGGCGGATGCCGCCGGCACCATCAATTACGAGATCGTCACGCGAATCGGGCCGCGCGTGCTGCGCAGGGCCGTCTCGTGA
- the tsaE gene encoding tRNA (adenosine(37)-N6)-threonylcarbamoyltransferase complex ATPase subunit type 1 TsaE → MLGRREIATADAMEALGREIGGGLVAGDLIVLTGPLGAGKTTFTRGLADGLGVRGPVQSPTFVIARTHPSLVGGAPLVHVDAYRLGSAVELDDLDVDIARSVVVVEWGRGMAEDLADAWWDIELERPTGGDDLADDDLDADAPRIVTISHGTRGTR, encoded by the coding sequence ATGCTCGGGCGCCGCGAGATCGCCACCGCCGATGCCATGGAGGCGCTGGGCCGCGAGATCGGCGGTGGGCTCGTCGCCGGTGACCTGATCGTTCTCACCGGGCCGCTCGGCGCGGGCAAGACCACCTTCACGCGCGGGCTGGCCGACGGGCTCGGCGTGCGCGGGCCGGTGCAGAGCCCCACCTTCGTCATCGCCCGCACGCATCCTTCTCTCGTCGGCGGTGCCCCCCTCGTGCACGTCGACGCCTACCGGCTCGGTTCGGCCGTCGAGCTCGACGACCTCGACGTCGACATCGCACGCTCGGTCGTCGTGGTCGAGTGGGGGCGCGGGATGGCCGAAGACCTCGCCGACGCGTGGTGGGACATCGAGCTTGAGCGTCCCACCGGCGGCGACGACCTCGCCGATGACGATCTCGACGCCGACGCCCCGCGCATCGTGACGATCAGCCACGGCACGCGCGGCACCCGCTGA
- the tsaB gene encoding tRNA (adenosine(37)-N6)-threonylcarbamoyltransferase complex dimerization subunit type 1 TsaB, translated as MILSVDTSLGTAVALLGSDGSVVADLASDDALGHAEAIGDLLQGALAAGIGEPITHVVAGMGPGPFTGLRIGIAAARAFATGRGIPVVAVPSHLAAALTVLEADPQTGPFAILTDARRREDAVTVFEGLDVDGIPHVVVDTVLTPRAEADRRLGALRRIETRTLSAAALARIGRRAISAGRTLTGPEPLYLRAPDATIPGAPEKVGA; from the coding sequence GTGATCCTGTCCGTCGACACCTCCCTCGGCACAGCCGTCGCGCTCCTTGGATCCGACGGCTCGGTCGTCGCCGATCTCGCCAGCGACGATGCCCTCGGGCACGCCGAGGCGATCGGTGACCTGCTGCAGGGCGCGCTCGCCGCGGGCATCGGCGAGCCGATCACGCACGTCGTCGCCGGGATGGGCCCCGGTCCGTTCACCGGGCTGCGGATCGGCATCGCGGCCGCGCGCGCATTCGCGACCGGCCGCGGCATCCCCGTCGTCGCGGTACCGAGCCACCTCGCCGCCGCCCTCACCGTGCTCGAAGCCGACCCGCAGACGGGCCCGTTCGCGATCCTCACCGACGCGCGCCGCCGCGAAGACGCCGTCACGGTGTTCGAGGGTCTCGACGTCGACGGCATCCCGCACGTCGTGGTCGACACCGTGCTCACGCCGCGAGCGGAGGCCGACCGCCGCCTGGGCGCGCTGCGCCGCATCGAGACGCGCACTCTCTCGGCCGCGGCGCTCGCCCGCATCGGGCGCCGCGCGATCTCGGCCGGGCGGACGCTCACCGGACCCGAGCCGCTGTACCTGCGCGCACCGGATGCGACGATTCCTGGAGCGCCGGAGAAGGTGGGCGCATGA
- the rimI gene encoding ribosomal protein S18-alanine N-acetyltransferase, with the protein MIRAATASDLDAIMAIEQRSFPTDAWSAETMAAELASEHSRYLVDTEGEEIVGYGGVRALGGQPDADIQTIALVEEHRGSGRGRSLLRALLAEARGRGARDVFLEVRADNPVAQGLYASEGFAEIGRRARYYQPDDVDAVIMKAPLSARSSLSADAEATR; encoded by the coding sequence ATGATCCGGGCGGCCACCGCATCCGACCTCGATGCGATCATGGCGATCGAGCAGCGCTCCTTTCCGACCGACGCGTGGAGCGCCGAGACCATGGCTGCCGAACTCGCCTCCGAGCACAGCCGCTACCTCGTCGACACGGAAGGCGAGGAGATCGTCGGCTACGGCGGAGTGCGAGCGCTGGGCGGACAGCCGGATGCCGACATCCAGACCATCGCGCTCGTCGAGGAGCACCGAGGATCCGGGCGCGGCCGGTCGCTGCTGCGCGCGCTGCTCGCCGAGGCCCGCGGGCGCGGCGCACGCGATGTGTTCCTCGAAGTGCGTGCAGACAACCCCGTCGCGCAGGGGCTGTACGCCTCGGAGGGATTCGCCGAGATCGGCCGCCGCGCGCGCTACTACCAGCCCGACGACGTCGACGCCGTGATCATGAAGGCCCCCCTGTCGGCCCGGTCGTCCCTGTCGGCAGATGCGGAGGCGACGCGATGA
- the tsaD gene encoding tRNA (adenosine(37)-N6)-threonylcarbamoyltransferase complex transferase subunit TsaD, whose amino-acid sequence MSAPLVLGIETSCDETGIGIVRGRRLLSNTIASSMDEHARYGGVVPEVAARAHLEALQPAIEQALAEAQIDLHDLDAVAVTSGPGLAGALMVGIGAAKGLAVSLGKPLYAVNHLVGHIAADLLDASAPPLEYPTIALLVSGGHTSLLHVRDLTTDVELLGETVDDAAGEAFDKVARILGLPYPGGPEIDRAAADGDPRAIRFPRGLSRASDLEKHRYDFSFSGLKTAVARWIERAEANGETVPVADVAASFREAVVDVLVTKALNACADLGVPRLLLGGGVIANRRLREVALERAAEAGVTVRIPPLSLCTDNGAMIAGLAAELIAAGRAPSTLGFGADSTLPVTQIQVDEGAP is encoded by the coding sequence ATGAGCGCACCCCTCGTGCTCGGCATCGAGACGAGCTGCGACGAGACCGGTATCGGCATCGTGCGCGGCCGGCGGCTACTGAGCAACACGATCGCCTCGAGCATGGACGAGCACGCCCGCTACGGCGGCGTCGTGCCCGAAGTCGCCGCCCGAGCGCACCTCGAAGCGCTGCAGCCGGCCATCGAACAGGCGCTCGCCGAGGCGCAGATCGACCTGCACGACCTGGATGCCGTGGCCGTCACGAGCGGGCCGGGCCTGGCCGGGGCGCTCATGGTCGGAATCGGTGCCGCCAAGGGGCTGGCCGTCTCGCTCGGCAAGCCCCTGTATGCAGTGAACCACCTGGTGGGGCACATCGCCGCCGACCTCCTCGACGCCTCCGCACCGCCGCTGGAGTACCCGACGATCGCGCTGCTCGTAAGCGGCGGGCACACCTCGTTGCTGCACGTGCGCGACCTCACCACCGACGTCGAACTGCTCGGCGAGACCGTCGACGACGCGGCCGGAGAGGCCTTCGACAAGGTCGCGCGCATCCTCGGCCTGCCGTACCCGGGCGGGCCCGAGATCGACCGCGCCGCGGCGGACGGCGACCCCCGGGCGATCCGCTTTCCTCGCGGGCTGTCGCGCGCATCCGACCTGGAGAAGCACCGCTACGACTTCTCGTTCTCGGGGCTGAAGACCGCCGTCGCACGGTGGATCGAGCGTGCCGAGGCGAACGGCGAGACCGTGCCGGTGGCGGATGTGGCGGCGAGCTTCCGCGAGGCCGTCGTCGATGTGCTCGTCACGAAAGCGCTGAACGCGTGCGCCGACCTCGGCGTGCCGCGGCTGCTGCTCGGCGGCGGCGTGATCGCCAACCGGCGCCTGCGCGAGGTCGCCCTGGAGCGCGCCGCGGAGGCGGGGGTGACGGTGCGCATCCCGCCGCTGTCGCTGTGCACCGACAACGGCGCCATGATCGCCGGGCTCGCCGCCGAGCTGATCGCCGCGGGGCGGGCTCCCTCGACCCTTGGGTTCGGGGCCGACTCGACGCTGCCCGTCACGCAGATCCAGGTCGACGAGGGTGCGCCGTGA
- a CDS encoding THUMP-like domain-containing protein, translating to MQLSELTALLTPEGLRLLDGVGPIDSTDAVARAVTRLRAAGHSPDLVSAVVGQARLRAKAVAKFGGFAERMLFTRAGLEQATRLGVAARHAGRMRAAGITGVADLGCGIGGDALAFAGAGLEVHAVDADEVTAAIAAYNLAPFGGDVTVQQGTAEEFADTHLGRGLDSSEEAAHLRDAPTAVWLDPARRTAGHSETRRVAASDYSPALDWAFALAERVPTGIKLGPGHDRNALPTGSEAQWVSADGSVVELVLWSGPLAREGVRRAAMVIRGDETHELTAPADAEDAEVRALGAYVHEPDGAVIRARLIGDLAREHDAGMLDPHIAYLTSDAPLDSPFAASFRVREVLPVQPKAISAALKKADIGRLEIKKRGVDIDPAAFRKKLALRGSREATLILARIGDARHAILADRA from the coding sequence GTGCAACTCTCCGAGCTCACCGCACTGCTCACCCCCGAAGGGCTGAGGCTGCTGGATGGGGTCGGGCCCATCGACTCGACGGATGCGGTCGCGCGCGCCGTCACCCGGTTGCGCGCCGCGGGCCACTCCCCCGACCTCGTCTCGGCTGTCGTCGGCCAGGCGCGGCTGCGAGCCAAGGCGGTGGCCAAGTTCGGCGGCTTCGCCGAGCGGATGCTGTTCACGCGCGCCGGGCTCGAGCAGGCCACGCGCCTCGGGGTCGCGGCGCGTCACGCCGGGCGGATGCGGGCGGCGGGCATCACCGGCGTCGCCGACCTGGGCTGCGGGATCGGCGGCGACGCGCTCGCCTTCGCCGGAGCAGGGCTCGAGGTGCACGCCGTGGACGCCGACGAGGTCACCGCCGCGATCGCCGCGTACAACCTGGCCCCGTTCGGCGGCGACGTCACCGTGCAGCAGGGCACGGCCGAGGAGTTCGCCGACACGCATCTCGGGCGCGGATTGGATTCGTCCGAGGAAGCTGCACATCTGCGAGACGCGCCAACGGCGGTGTGGCTGGATCCCGCCCGCCGCACGGCCGGGCATTCCGAGACCCGGCGCGTGGCGGCATCCGACTACTCCCCCGCGCTGGACTGGGCGTTCGCGCTCGCCGAGCGCGTGCCAACGGGGATCAAGCTCGGCCCCGGCCACGATCGCAACGCCCTTCCGACCGGTTCCGAGGCGCAGTGGGTCAGTGCCGACGGCAGCGTCGTCGAGCTCGTGCTGTGGTCGGGACCGCTGGCGCGCGAGGGCGTGCGGCGCGCGGCGATGGTGATCCGCGGCGACGAGACCCACGAGCTCACGGCGCCGGCCGACGCCGAGGATGCCGAGGTGCGCGCGCTGGGCGCGTACGTGCACGAGCCCGACGGCGCCGTGATCCGCGCCCGGCTCATCGGCGACCTCGCCAGAGAGCACGACGCGGGAATGCTCGATCCGCACATCGCGTACCTCACCTCGGATGCCCCGCTCGATTCGCCCTTCGCCGCATCGTTCCGGGTGCGCGAGGTGCTTCCGGTGCAGCCGAAGGCGATCAGTGCGGCGTTGAAGAAGGCCGACATCGGGCGGTTGGAGATCAAGAAGCGCGGGGTCGACATCGATCCGGCGGCGTTCCGCAAGAAACTCGCGCTGCGCGGGTCGCGCGAGGCGACGCTGATCCTGGCCCGCATCGGCGACGCGCGCCACGCGATCCTCGCCGATCGCGCCTGA
- the groES gene encoding co-chaperone GroES, with translation MSVSIKPLEDRIVIQQVEAEQTTASGLVIPDTAKEKPQEGEVVAVGPGRIDDNGNRVPLDVAVGDRVLYSKYGGTEVKFGADEYLVLSARDVLAVVVR, from the coding sequence GTGTCGGTTTCCATCAAGCCGCTCGAGGACCGCATCGTCATCCAGCAGGTCGAGGCAGAGCAGACCACCGCGAGTGGACTGGTCATTCCCGACACCGCCAAGGAGAAGCCCCAGGAGGGCGAGGTCGTGGCCGTGGGCCCCGGCCGTATCGACGACAACGGCAACCGCGTTCCGCTCGACGTCGCCGTCGGCGACCGTGTGCTGTACAGCAAGTACGGCGGCACCGAGGTCAAGTTCGGCGCCGACGAGTACCTGGTGCTCTCGGCCCGCGACGTGCTCGCGGTCGTCGTCCGCTGA
- a CDS encoding ABC transporter ATP-binding protein, translating into MTTGSGGAAVSLRDVSKTFQTASGPMQVVDSVSVDIEAGSFVSVIGPSGCGKTTVVRMVGDLLAPSGGDILIDGLPPSAARAARQFGFVFQRPTLVEWRSVLRNVTLPLDVLGWSRKDKENRGRELLELVGLEDFADHRPDQISGGMQQRVAIARALSYDPGVLIMDEPFGALDLITRDRMGFELLRIHAEAGKTILFVTHSIDEAVLLSDRVLVMGPRPTAVQKFEQVDLPRPRVPDHRDDPTFIGLAHELREMLEPHD; encoded by the coding sequence ATGACAACTGGCAGCGGCGGAGCCGCGGTCTCGCTCCGGGACGTCAGCAAGACGTTCCAGACCGCCTCGGGACCGATGCAGGTCGTCGACTCCGTGAGCGTCGACATCGAGGCGGGAAGCTTCGTCTCCGTGATCGGCCCTTCCGGATGCGGGAAGACCACGGTGGTCCGCATGGTGGGCGACCTCCTCGCCCCGAGCGGCGGGGACATCCTCATCGACGGCCTCCCTCCATCCGCGGCGCGGGCGGCGCGTCAGTTCGGATTCGTCTTCCAACGACCGACCCTGGTGGAGTGGCGCTCGGTGCTGCGCAACGTGACCCTTCCCCTCGACGTGCTCGGATGGTCGCGGAAGGACAAGGAGAACCGTGGACGTGAGCTCCTGGAGCTCGTCGGCCTGGAGGATTTCGCCGACCACCGTCCCGATCAGATCTCCGGGGGGATGCAGCAGCGCGTCGCCATCGCCAGGGCGCTCTCCTACGACCCCGGCGTGCTGATCATGGACGAGCCCTTCGGCGCGTTGGATCTCATCACCCGTGACCGGATGGGCTTCGAGCTCCTGCGTATCCACGCGGAGGCGGGGAAGACCATCCTCTTCGTCACGCACAGTATCGACGAGGCCGTGCTCCTGTCCGACCGTGTCCTCGTCATGGGTCCGAGGCCGACGGCCGTGCAGAAGTTCGAGCAGGTCGATCTTCCCCGCCCGCGCGTACCGGATCATCGCGACGACCCCACTTTCATCGGGCTCGCCCACGAACTCCGGGAGATGTTGGAACCCCATGACTGA
- a CDS encoding ABC transporter permease: MTDATSVDSPRTTTVAVEKPARNGLRKALTSLPAIIFYGALLVLWELASQFGWVRSFILPGPSLIAQSIALNWDSLWSNTLVTAREILIGFLVGSLLGFILALGIFYSKPLRTIIYPGVVFLQTVPKVALAPLFLIWFGVGESSIVAITALICLFPILVNTVVGFEGVDVNLLELMHSVSANGWQKFRMIYLPASLPEIFAGLEVGMSLAVVGAIVGEFIGARAGLGYQILMANSRIDTAEVFAAIVFISAVGMLFYFGVRLLGRLLVGTRANTRTARESA; this comes from the coding sequence ATGACTGACGCAACCTCTGTCGACAGCCCGCGCACGACGACGGTCGCGGTGGAGAAACCCGCCCGCAACGGCCTGCGCAAAGCCCTGACGAGTCTGCCCGCGATCATCTTCTACGGCGCGCTCCTGGTGCTCTGGGAGCTCGCGTCGCAGTTCGGCTGGGTGCGGTCATTCATCCTGCCGGGGCCTTCTCTCATCGCGCAGTCGATCGCCCTCAACTGGGACTCGCTGTGGTCGAACACCCTCGTGACCGCACGGGAGATCCTGATCGGGTTCCTCGTCGGCTCGCTTCTGGGTTTCATCCTCGCCCTCGGGATCTTCTACTCGAAACCGCTGCGGACGATCATCTATCCCGGGGTCGTGTTCCTGCAGACAGTGCCCAAGGTCGCGCTCGCACCGTTGTTCCTCATCTGGTTCGGAGTGGGCGAATCGTCGATCGTCGCCATCACGGCGCTGATCTGCCTCTTCCCGATCCTCGTGAACACCGTCGTCGGCTTCGAAGGCGTCGACGTGAACCTCCTGGAGCTCATGCACTCGGTGTCGGCGAACGGCTGGCAGAAATTCCGCATGATCTACCTGCCCGCGAGCCTCCCCGAGATCTTCGCCGGGCTCGAGGTCGGCATGTCGCTCGCCGTGGTGGGTGCCATCGTCGGCGAGTTCATCGGCGCCAGAGCGGGCCTGGGCTACCAGATCCTGATGGCGAACAGCCGGATCGACACCGCCGAGGTCTTCGCGGCGATCGTTTTCATCTCGGCGGTCGGAATGCTGTTCTACTTCGGCGTCCGCCTGCTGGGTCGTCTCCTGGTGGGGACGCGCGCCAATACGCGCACCGCCAGAGAGTCGGCCTGA